The Candidatus Methylomirabilota bacterium DNA segment GCGAGACCGCCGAAGGACTCGCGGGCCTGGAGCGTGGTGCCCCGGTCCCCGACCCCCTTCAGGTCCGCGCCCGCGCAGAAGGCCTTGTCGCCGGCGCCTTCGAGTACGATCACGCGCGCCGCCTCATCGGCCTCGAGCTTGCCAAAGGCCTGCTCGAGCTCGCGAATCAAGGTCGCGTTCAATGCGTTGCGGACCTCGGGTCGGTTCAGGGTCACGGAAGCGACCGCGTCATTCACATCGACCAGGAGCGTCTCGTAGCTCACGCGGCCTCCTCGCGGCCGTCCACGATGTCCAGGAACTGCTTCAGGATGCGCGCCGTCGCGCCCCAGATGACGTCCTCCACCGACACGTCGTAAAAATGCACCTGGTGCTCTTCTCCTCCGCGCTCCCAGAGCTCCGTGCGAAAGATCGCCGGGTCGCGCAGCTTCTCAAGCGGCACCTCGATCACCCGCTCGATCTCCCAGCCGTCCGCCTGGAAGGCCACGGGCCGCGTCACGATCCCGACGACGGGCGTGATGACGAACTGGGTCGCCCGCGTCTCCGTGTCGTCGAGCAGCCCCAGCACCTCGACCGCGTCGGCGGGCAGCCTGATCTCCTCCCACGCTTCCCGGAGCGCCGTCTCGACCCGGGAGCCGTCGCGTTGCTCCACGATGCCGCCGGGGAAGGCGAACTGCCCCTTATGATGCGGCACGGCGGCCGATTTCTTGCTGAAGAGAATGTGAGGGCCTGCCGCCCCATCAGGGCCCGCCGTCACGGGCACCAGCACTGCGGCCGAGATCAGGTCGCTCCGGCTCGTCTCGAGCCGCGCCCGGCGTCCGAGCGCCGCGTCGAGGCGGCGCCTCAACTCGGCGAGGTCCACCCTACCGCGCCTGGAAGTTGGGCTTCCGCTTTTCCGCGAAGGCCTTCGGCCCCTCGACCGCGTCCTCGGTCCCGCGCAGCGTCCCGGACAGGAAGGCCTCGAGCCGCAGGCCGTCCGCCAGCGGCATCGTGAGGCCGCGGAGGATCGCCTCCTTCGCCGCGCGCACGGCCAGCGGCCCTTTCTCGCAGATGGTCTCGGCCCACTTGCGCGCCGTCGGCATGAGCTCCGCCGCCGGCACCACGGCGTTGATGAGCCCAGCCGCGAGCGCCTCCTCGGCGGTAAGCGTCTTCGCCATCAGGATGATCTCCATGGCCTTCGCGAGCGACACCGTGCGCGGCAGCCGCTGCGTCCCGCCGGCCCCTGGGAAGATTCCCCAGCGGACTTCAGGCAGGCCGAAGCTGGCGTGCGGCGCCGAGATCCTGATGTCGCAGGCCAGCGCCTGTTCCATGCCGCCTGCCAAGCAGTGGCCGTTGATCGCGGCGATCATGGGCTTCCAGATCTCGAGCCCGCGCGTGATGCCCCCCAGCCCCAGGCTCTCGTGGTCCCGGCGCCGCGCGCCCTTGCCGAAGGACGCCGGGATCATCTTCTTGAGGTCGGCGCCCGCGCAGAAGCTCTTCTCCCCCGCGCCGGTCAGGATGGCGACCCACGCGCCGGGGTCGTCACGGAAGCGGGTCCACGCCGCGACCAGCGCGTCCTGGGTCTCCGGGTCGATCGCGTTCATGGCGTCCGGCCGGTTGATCGTGATCGTCACGATCTTGCCGGCCTGCTCGTAGAGGACGGTGGACATCTCCTTGGCCTCCGGGTGGATGATGGGTCGTGTCGTCATGACATCACGAAGCCGCCGTCGATGTTGAGCCCCTGGCCCGTGACCCCGCGCGACTCGGGCAGCGCGAGGAAGAGGGCGCCGTTGGCGATCTCCTCGGCCTCCATCATGCGCCGCTGCGGCACCCGGCGCTTGATGTAGCGGTCGAAGATCTCCGTGCCCGGCATCTCGGTGACGCCGCCGTCCCGGTTCTTGATCTTCTGCTGCGCCACGCCCATGCCGGCCCGTACGTAGCCGGGGCAGATGGCGTTGACCGTGATGCCCGGGTATCCCTGAGAGGCGATCTCCGCCGCCAGCGCCCGCGTGAGCCCGATGACGCCGTGCTTCGACGCAGCGTAGGCCGTGATGAAGGAGTAGCCGCCCATCTTGCCGAAGACGGACGAGATGGTGATAATGCGCCCCTCACCCTGCGTCATCATTTGGGGGAGCGCGGCGCGAATGGCGCGGTAGGTGCCGTTGAGGTTCACGTCGATGACGCGCGTCCAGACGGCTTCCGGCAGGTCCATCAGGAGCCCGCTGCCGTCTATCCCCGCCGCCGTCACCAGCACGTCGAGGCCGCCCCACTCACCGACCGCGCGGGCGGCCATCGCCTCCATGTCCTCCGCTCGCCTCACGTCGGCGGTGACCGCGAGCGCCGGTGCGCCCATCGCCTGGAGCTCCTCCGCCACCGCCTTGACCTCGGAATCGACGTACGAGGCCACCAGGACGCGCGCGCCCTCCCGGGCGAAGCCGAGCGCGATGGCCCTGCCGATGCCCGAACCGCCGCCGGTGACAACGACCGTCTTGTCTTTGAATCGCACGCTAGACAAATCTGCAGGCGACGGAACCCAGGCGCGTGAAGGAGGCGTGGAAGGCGTCGCCGGCCTTGGGGCGGAACACCTTGGAGATGGAGCCGGTCAGCACGACGTCCCCCGCCCGGAGTCGGCCGCCCAGCTTGCCGATCGCATTGGCCAGCCAGGCCAGCGAGTTGAGCGGGTTGCCCATGACCTCTGCCGCCGTCGCCGTCGCGACGCGCTGGCCGTTCTCCTCGCACACCACGCCCTCCAGCGACAGGTCGAGATCCACGACCGGCGTCGGCGGGCCGCCCAGCACGATGGCGTTGGCGTAGACGCCGTCCGCGACGAGGTCCGCCGCGCGCGGCTTGCCCGACAGCCGGAAATCGACCAGCTCGAAGGACGGCATGGCCCCTTCCACCGCCAGCAGAGCGGAGGCCGGTGTCACGCCTGGGCCTACGAGGTCGGCCTTCATGGCAAAGGCCATCTCGACTTCCAGCCCGAGGCTGACGAAGCGCGAAACCGGCACCGCGTCGCCGCTGCCGAAGACGCCCGAGGCCAGGAGAAAGCCCAGCACGGGCTCGCTGACGCCGTAGGTCTCCTGAAGCGTGGCGTTGGTGAAGCCTGCCTTCCAGCCGACGACGCGATCGCCGCGCTCGACGAGCGCCTTCTCCAGCGCCTGCTGGATGGCGTAGCCCTGCTCGAGCGTCAGGTCCGCCGCGGTCTCCGACAGGGGCGGCGCGATCTCACGGCTCGCGCGGTTCTTGACGAGGCGCTGCGCTGCATCGCTCACGACAATCGGCATGCGAGACTCCCGGATGGACGGTGCTGGTTCAGGTGGTGACGAGCCGGCTCGCGACCCGCTCGGCGACATCAGCGAGCACGGCGCCGGCGCTGCCTGGGAGGACGAGATCGGCTTCGGGATCCAGCGGCGTCGGCGCCCGGTTGACGATGACGAGCCGCGCGCCGGCCCGCTTGGCGTGGACCGGCATGTGGGCGGCCGGATAGACCACGAGCGATGACCCCACGACGATGAAGAGGTCCGAGGCGCGCGCCCGCCGCTCGGCCTCCTCGGTCTCCTCGCGTGGCATGGCCTCGCCGAACATCACGGTGCGCGGTTTGATGACGCCGCTGCAGGGCGGCTCGCAGGTCGGCACCTCCACGCCCGACTCGAGCCAGGTCTGGATCTCCCCGCGGTCATAGGGGCGCTCGCAGGCGAGGCACCGGGCACGTGTGGCGTTGCCGTGGAGCTCGATCACGCGATCGGGCGGGAGCCCCGCGCGCTGGTGGAGGTCGTCGATGTTCTGGGTGATGACGCAGTCGAGCCTGCCCAGCCGCCACAGCGTCACCAAGGCGTGGTGGCCTGGGTTGGGCTCGGCGCCTCGTACGAGAGGGTAGACCGTTCGGCCCAGCTCCCAGTACCGCCGCCGGCCAGCTTCCGAGCCGATGAAGTTCTGGAAGGTGAACTCGTTGGGATCGAAGCGGTCCCAGACCCCTCCCGGGCTCCTGAAGTCCGGGATGCCGGACTCCGTGCTCATCCCGGCGCCCGTGAAGACCACGGTGCGCCGCGAGCCCAGCACCCAGTCTGCGATCTGATCGGCCGGATCAATCACGCGCGACGCTTTGCCTTCTTTTTCCTATGTTTGGAGCGCTTGGCCTTTGACTTCGCCTTAGGCTTGGCGGCAATGGCGGCCTTACGGCGGGCCGGCGCCGTCAGCTCATTGCGCGACCCGACGCCTCCCCTGATCTTGGGTCCGGCCACGATCGCCCTGACCCACTGGTCGAGCTCCTGGGCGAGCTCCGCGTAGCAGTGCTCGCTATACGCGATGAGAGCCCGGAGCGCGGCCGGATCCTTCCAGGGCTTGAGTACGAAGGCCCCCTCGGGATCGGCGATGTCGAACGGCCCCTCGGCCGCCATCTGCATGACGATGTAGCGTCGGGTCAGCTCAGCCATATGCCCTCCAGCGTGCGGCGTGAGAAAAGGCCGAGATCGTTGAGCCCGGCCCGGAACCGCGACCGGTATCGCGGAAGCCCGTCAGGGCTGCGAGAGCGCCGCCACGACCGAAACCGCGCCGGGTCCGCCCATGGCTCCTCCTTTAACTACCCTGCCTGGTAAGTAGCCCGTCCGGCCGCGAGCCGCCCTAAGCCTACCCCGGTCCCCGCGGGGGTCGCAAGTCCTCACTCGGTTGGAGAATCCGGCGCCCGCGCGCCCCGAGGCCGGCGGGCGCTAGCCCCCCAGGTAGGCGCGGCGGACCTCGGCATTGTCGAGGAGGTCGCGGGCGGCGCCCTCGAGCGCGATGCGCCCGCTCTCCATGACGTAGGCCCGGTCGGCCATCCGAAGCGCCAGCGCCGCGTTCTGCTCCACCATCAGGACGGTCACGCCCTGCCGCCGGATCTCCGCGATGACCCGGAAGACGGTCTCGACCATGGTCGGCGCGAGCCCGAGCGACGGCTCGTCCAGCAGCAGGAGCCGCGGGGTCGACATGAGCGCGCGGGCGATGGCCAGCATCTGCTGCTCGCCGCCCGAGAGCGTGCCGCCGAGCTGCCGCGCGCGCTCCTTGAGCCTTGGAAAGTGGTGGAAGACGCGCTCGAGGTCGTCGGGGCCCGCGCCCTCGCGGCCGCGCACGTACGCGCCCATCTCGAGGTTCTCCTGCACCGTCATCTCGGGGAAGATCCGCCGCCCCTCCGGGCACTGGGCGATGCCGCGCTTGAGCACGGCGTGCGCCGGGCGGCCATCCAGCCGCTCGCCAAGGAAGGTGATCGCACCCGCCGTCGGACGGAGGAGGCCCGAGATCGTCCGCACCGTGGTGCTCTTGCCGGCGCCGTTGGCGCCGAGGAGGCAGACCAGCTCGCCCTCGGCAACGCGGAGGCTGACCTGGTGGAGCACCTCCACCGGCCCGTAGCCCACGGAGATCCTGTCAAGGACGAGCAAAAGCGTCTCCCGATCCCAGGTAGGCGCGGATGACCTCGGGGTGGCGCTGGATCTCGGCCGGCGTCCCCTCGGCGATCTTCACCCCGTAGTTCAGCACCACCACCCGGTCGCACATGCCCATGACGAGCTTCATGTCGTGCTCGACGAGCAGGACGGAGAGGCCTCGGGCGCGGATGCCCTCGATCAGGCGCATGAGCCGCTCGGTCTCGACGGCGTTGAGGCCTGCCGCCGGCTCGTCGAGCAGCAGCACCGAGGGAGCCGGCGCCAGCGCGATGGCGAGTCCCAGCAGCCGCTGCTCCCCGCACGACAGGCTGCGCGCCGGCTCGTCTCCCTTGTGGCCGAGCCCGACGAAGGCGAGGAGGGCCCGCGCCCGTTCCTCGAGGCGGTGCTCCTCCAGACGATGTGAGCGGGTCATGAGGAGCACGTCGAGCAGGCCGGTGCGGGCGAGCCTGTGGCACGCGGTCAACACGTTGTCGAGCGCGGCGGCTTCCGGGAAGAGGCTCGTGCGCTGGAACATGCGCACCAGGCCGCGCTCCGCGATCCGGTAGGGCGGCTCGGCCGTGATGTCCGCGCCCTCGAAGCGCACGCGCCCCGCATCGGGCGGCTGGAAACCCGTGACGACGTTGAAGGCCGTGGACTTGCCGGCGCCGTTGGGTCCGATGAGCGCCAGGATCTCGCCGCGGCCGAGATCGAGGCTCAGTGCTTCGACGGCCGCGAGACCGCCGAAGCGCACCGTGATGTCCCGCACGGAGAGCGCCGGGCCCGGCGCCGGGGCGCCGATACCCGCCTCGAACACCGCGCCCCCGGACCCCGGCTCGGCAGGCGCAGGCGCGCCCGCAACGACGAGCCTGCGGAGATAGAACACGAGTCCCCTGGGCATGAACATCACCACGAGGAGCAGGATGACGCCGTAGAGCAGCATGCGGTAGAAGGCCGCCATCCGCAGCAGCTCGGGCACGAAGGTGAAGACGAGCGCGCCCACGGCGGGACCGAGCACGGTGCCCTGACCGCCCGCGACGACCATGACGGCCATGGTGACCGTGTTCTGGAAGCCGAAGAGCTCGGGGGAGAGAAAGGTAATGTAGTGGGCATAGAAGCCGCCGGCGGCGCCGGCCAGGAGGCACGACGCGACCATCGCCAGCATCGTGTGGCGGTAGGCGCTGATCCCCGAGGACTCGGCCAGGCTCTCGTTCTCGCGCACGGCGCGGAGCGCGCGCCCCACGCGCGAGCGCAGGAGCCGCGCGGTGACCCACAGCGTCGCGCCCGCAAGGACCACCATGAGGTAGTAGTAGTCGCGCTTGCCGGTGAGTGTGAAGCGCTCGGCGCCGAGATTGAAGGGCGGCACGCCGGCCAGGCCCATGGGCCCCTGGGTCAGGTCCATCCAGTTGGTCGCCACGAGCCGGATCACCTCGGCGAAGCCGATCGTCACGAGCACGAAGTAGGCGCCACGGAGCCTGAGCGTGACCATGCCGAGGAGCCAGCCGACCACACCCGAGACGAGGGCCGCCGCCGGCAGGGTGAAGATGGGCGAGAGGCCGAGGTGGAGCGAGAGCAGTCCCGACGCGTAGGCGCCGATACCGAAGAACGCCGTGTGACCGAGGTTCAGCTGGCCGGCCGCCAGGAGGAGGTTCATGCCCGCCGACAGCAGGAAGAACATGCCGGCCATGATGAGGAGGTGGAGGTAGTAGTCGTCCACGCCGAGAAGCGGCAGTACCAACAGCAGCGCGGCGGCGGCGACCCCAAAGAGAACTTTGGAGTTCACCGCGGCAGGCCCTTCGTGCCGAAGAGGCCCTGCGGCCGCCACACGAGCAGCAGGATGATGAGGACGAAGCCGATCGCGTCCTTGTAGCCGGAGGAGATGTAGCCGGCGCCCAGGCTCTCGGCCACGCCAAGGAGCAGGCCGCCCACGATGGCGCCCAGGAAGTTGCCGAGCCCGCCCATGATGACGACGGCGAAGGACTTGAGCGCTGCTAAGTCCCCCATCGCGGGGTACACCCAGAAGACGGCGCCCAGGAGCGCGCCCGAGGCGCCCGCCAGCGCGGCGCCGAAGCCGAACGTGAACATGTAGATGCGGTCCACGTCCACGCCGGTCAGCCGCGCCATGTCGGTGTCCTGGAAGGTGGCGCGCATGGCCCGCCCGAGCCGCGTCTTCTGGATGAACAGGTGCGCGCCCACGATCAGCGCGACGGCGACGGCGCCCGCGAAGATGCGGATCGCGACCACGTGGATGGGCCCGAAGGTCAGCGGCACGGGCGAGAACGGGTGCCTGATGCTCTTGGGCGACGGATCCCAGATGAGGATCGCCGCGTTCTGGATGATGACGGACAGCGCCACCATGGCGAGCATGGGGATCTCGATGGGCTGGTCACGGAGGCGCCTCAGGATCAGCCGCTCCACGACCGCGCCCACGAGGGCGACGCCCGCCACCGCCAGGAGGCACGCGGCGAAGAAGTTCACGCCCCACAGCGAAAAGAACGTGTAGAGGAAAAAGGCGCCCAGCATGAAGAGCTCGCCATGGGCGAAGTTGACCACGCGCATGATGCCGAAGATGAGGGTGAGGCCGATCCCCATCAGGGCGTAGCCGCCGCCCAGGATGAGGCCGTTGACGACGTGCTGGACGAGCTCGGCGATCATGGGCGCAAAGACGGCGGGCGCCCAAACGGGCGCCCGCCGCGCGTGCTGCCGGCCGCGCGTGTTTCCAGCCGCGCGTGTTTCAGGGAAGACGGCCGCCGCTACTTGGCGGCGGACATCTCCCACAGCTGGGAGCTGGGTGTGATGGCCACGACGGAGTACTTGCCGTCCTTGACCTGGGAGACGATGATGTTGGGGTAACTCTGCCCGTTCTGGTCGAACTTGTTGAGGCCGTAGAGCCCGCGCATCTCGAGCGTCTTGAGCGCCGCCATGATCTTGGGCGCCGTCGGCTCCTTGGCCGCCTCGATGGCCTTGGCGACCACGTTGACCGCGTCGAAACCGCGCATGCCCTCGACGACCCCGATCCACGGCAGGTTCCGCTTCTTCCACTCCTCGACGTAGGCCTTGCTGGCTTCCGGGTCCCCCGCCATGGCGTAGTCGTACGGGTTGTAGAAGTTGATGAACATCGCCCCCTCGGCCGCCTTCGGGCCCGCCAGCTGGACGATGGAGTCCGGCCACGCCGAGCCGCCGGTGACGAGCACCTTGACGTTGAGCCCGAGCTCCTTCATCTGCTGGAGCATCTTGGCGGTCTTCGGCGCGTCGTCCGTGATGACGATGCTGTCCACGCCGGCCGCCTTGAACTTGGTCAGTTGGGCGTAGAAGTCGGTGTCGGCCTGGCCCACGTACTCGACCGCCTCAATCGTGGCGCCGTTCTTCTTGAAGGCCTCGCCGAACGCGACCACGGCCCCGCGGCCCCAGTCGGTGTTCACCGCCATGTAGCCGATCTTCTTCATGCCGAGCTTCGGGATGAGGGCGCCGGCGCCGACGGCCTCGAGCTCGCTGGTCGGGCTGATGCGGCTGACGACCTTCTGGCCCGGCGTCTTGGGGTCGGTGATCTTGCCGGAGCTGGAGGTCTCCACCACCATCGGAATGCCGTGTTGGGCGGCCAGCGGCATCATGGCGAGCGTCATGGACGAGCCCCACGCCCCGATGATCACCGGCACCTTGTCGCGCACGATGAGCTTCTCGGCGGCGTTGCGGGTCTCGGCCGGATCGGACTTGTTGTCCTCGATGACCAGCTCGAGCGGGCGCCCGAGCACACCGCCCTTGGCGTTGATCCGGTCCGCGGCGATCTTGGCGCCGTTGGTGATGTAGGAGCCGGCCGCGGCGATGGGCCCCGACAGCGGCTGGATGAGACCGACCTTGATGGGGTCCTTCGTCTGCGCCCCTGTCGAGCCGGCCGCCAAGACTCCGGCGAAGGTCGCGAGCACTGCCAGCGTGATGAGCTTGGAGATCTTCATGGAGCGCCACCCTCCTTCGGTGCTGATGGAAGCCATCTCGGGGCCCTGGACGACGAGAGGCCATACTTATAGCCCAGCGCCCGTGGCGAAGCAAGCGCTTGCCTCCACGCCACGGCATGCCCTAGCATCTGGCCATGCCGCTCTGCGCCGCCGCCGCCCTGCCCCACACGCCGCAGCTCCTCGTCCGCCCGGAGACGGAAGATCGCGACATGGTCCTGCGCGTCCACGCGGGATATGCCGAGGTTAAGCGCGGCCTCGAAGCCGCGCGGCCCGACGTGATCTGCATCCTGGGCGGCGACCACATCGAGGGCTTCTTCTTGACGTCCGTGCCCGCCTTGGCGGTCTACGTGGGATCGACCGTCTCCGGCAAGTTCGACCGCTACCGCTACACCTTCGACGTCCACGAGCCTCTGGCGCGGGCCGTCCTCGAGCAAGGTATAGACCGGGGCTTCGACCTCGCCTACTCACAGGACCTTGCCCTCGACTATGCCTTCTACGTGCCGCTCCACTTCGCCATGCCGCAGCAAAGCGTGCCGATCGTGCCCCTCTACGTGAATGCCTATCTCCCGCCCCAGCCGACGCCCGCGCGCTGCTATTCCTGGGGGCAGGCGCTCCGCGCCATCCTCGACGCGCGGCCCGAGCGCGTGGCGCTCCTGGCATCGGGAGGGCTCTCGCACTTCCCCGGCAGCGACCGCTACGGCTCGCCGGACTACGAGTGGGACAGGCAGATGCTGGATCGGCTCGTGGCAGGCCGAGGCGGCGAAACGGCCGCCCTCACCGGCGAGGAGCTCGACAAGGCAGGCAATGTCGAGTTCAGGACCTGGATCGCTCTGCTGGGCGCGGTAGGCGGCGCCAAGGCGCGCCTCATCTGCTACGAGCCCTCGTGGCATCACGGCAACGCCATCGTCACCTGGCCCGTCTGATGGGCCTCCACTACACCTTCCCGCCCGCGGCCGGCTACCCGCTCAACCGCTGTCTCTACCGTCTCAAGTCCGACGATCAATTTCGCGAGAGCTATCTCAAGGACCCGGACGCGACGCTGCGCGATGCCGGTCTCGACGCCGAGCGCATCGCGGCCCTCCGCGCGCTGGACCGCGACAGGCTCATCGCGCTTGGCGCGCATGCCTACCTCGTCTTCATGGCGGGGATGCGCCTCAAGATGGCGAGCGCGCCGCAGACCTTCGAGCGCTTCTAATCAAAAGCTCCTGCATGGACCCGGCCCGGTTTCCCCACGCCCCACATCCCCTCGCGCCTGACTCGCAGACCACCTGCGGGGGGACCCGGTGATGAAGCGCAGAAGGTTTATTGAGGTGATCGCTGGCGGCCTGCTCGCCTCACCAGTCGCCGCCGAGGCCCAGCAGGCGGCCAAGATTGCTCGACTAGGCTTCCTGGCGCAAAGCCTGGCCGCTGCCCCCCACAACCACGAGGCCTTCCGTCAAGGACTGCGTGACCTCGGTTACGTCGAGGGCCGCAACGTCGTGATCGAATACCGCGATGCCGAGGGGAAGTCCGAGCGGCTTCCCGCTCTTGCGGCCGAACTGGTTGCGCTCAAGGTTGATGTCATCGTGGCCCCAGGCACACCCGCCGCCCTGGCCGCCAAGCAAGCGACCAGGACCCTCCCCATTGTCTTTCCTGTTGCTGTCGATCCGGTTCAGAGCGGGCTCGTCACCAGCCTGGCGCGGCCGGGCGGCAATGTCACGGGGTTGTCGTTCTTCGGCCCGGAGCTCGTCGGCAAGTGGCTGGAACAGCTCACGCAGGCCGTTCCGGGGGTCACCCGGGTCGCTGCCCTCTGGGAGCCAGGTGCCCTCGGCGAACGCACGGACAAGGACATGCTGAAGCGAGCAGAAGTCGCGGCGCGGGAGCTGGGGGTGCAGCTTCAATTCGTTGAGGCGCGAGGGCCCGCCGATGTCGACAGGGCCTTCTCGGACATGACCAAGGCGCGCGCGGGTGCTCTGACTGTGCTGCCAAGCACCATGTTCATCAGTGAGCGAAGACGCCTCGTGGACCTGGCGGCCAAGAACCGGCTGCCGGC contains these protein-coding regions:
- a CDS encoding CoA pyrophosphatase — translated: MDLAELRRRLDAALGRRARLETSRSDLISAAVLVPVTAGPDGAAGPHILFSKKSAAVPHHKGQFAFPGGIVEQRDGSRVETALREAWEEIRLPADAVEVLGLLDDTETRATQFVITPVVGIVTRPVAFQADGWEIERVIEVPLEKLRDPAIFRTELWERGGEEHQVHFYDVSVEDVIWGATARILKQFLDIVDGREEAA
- a CDS encoding enoyl-CoA hydratase-related protein — its product is MTTRPIIHPEAKEMSTVLYEQAGKIVTITINRPDAMNAIDPETQDALVAAWTRFRDDPGAWVAILTGAGEKSFCAGADLKKMIPASFGKGARRRDHESLGLGGITRGLEIWKPMIAAINGHCLAGGMEQALACDIRISAPHASFGLPEVRWGIFPGAGGTQRLPRTVSLAKAMEIILMAKTLTAEEALAAGLINAVVPAAELMPTARKWAETICEKGPLAVRAAKEAILRGLTMPLADGLRLEAFLSGTLRGTEDAVEGPKAFAEKRKPNFQAR
- a CDS encoding SDR family NAD(P)-dependent oxidoreductase — protein: MRFKDKTVVVTGGGSGIGRAIALGFAREGARVLVASYVDSEVKAVAEELQAMGAPALAVTADVRRAEDMEAMAARAVGEWGGLDVLVTAAGIDGSGLLMDLPEAVWTRVIDVNLNGTYRAIRAALPQMMTQGEGRIITISSVFGKMGGYSFITAYAASKHGVIGLTRALAAEIASQGYPGITVNAICPGYVRAGMGVAQQKIKNRDGGVTEMPGTEIFDRYIKRRVPQRRMMEAEEIANGALFLALPESRGVTGQGLNIDGGFVMS
- a CDS encoding fumarylacetoacetate hydrolase family protein, translating into MPIVVSDAAQRLVKNRASREIAPPLSETAADLTLEQGYAIQQALEKALVERGDRVVGWKAGFTNATLQETYGVSEPVLGFLLASGVFGSGDAVPVSRFVSLGLEVEMAFAMKADLVGPGVTPASALLAVEGAMPSFELVDFRLSGKPRAADLVADGVYANAIVLGGPPTPVVDLDLSLEGVVCEENGQRVATATAAEVMGNPLNSLAWLANAIGKLGGRLRAGDVVLTGSISKVFRPKAGDAFHASFTRLGSVACRFV
- a CDS encoding Sir2 family NAD-dependent protein deacetylase, whose protein sequence is MIDPADQIADWVLGSRRTVVFTGAGMSTESGIPDFRSPGGVWDRFDPNEFTFQNFIGSEAGRRRYWELGRTVYPLVRGAEPNPGHHALVTLWRLGRLDCVITQNIDDLHQRAGLPPDRVIELHGNATRARCLACERPYDRGEIQTWLESGVEVPTCEPPCSGVIKPRTVMFGEAMPREETEEAERRARASDLFIVVGSSLVVYPAAHMPVHAKRAGARLVIVNRAPTPLDPEADLVLPGSAGAVLADVAERVASRLVTT
- a CDS encoding ABC transporter ATP-binding protein; the protein is MLVLDRISVGYGPVEVLHQVSLRVAEGELVCLLGANGAGKSTTVRTISGLLRPTAGAITFLGERLDGRPAHAVLKRGIAQCPEGRRIFPEMTVQENLEMGAYVRGREGAGPDDLERVFHHFPRLKERARQLGGTLSGGEQQMLAIARALMSTPRLLLLDEPSLGLAPTMVETVFRVIAEIRRQGVTVLMVEQNAALALRMADRAYVMESGRIALEGAARDLLDNAEVRRAYLGG
- a CDS encoding branched-chain amino acid ABC transporter ATP-binding protein/permease yields the protein MNSKVLFGVAAAALLLVLPLLGVDDYYLHLLIMAGMFFLLSAGMNLLLAAGQLNLGHTAFFGIGAYASGLLSLHLGLSPIFTLPAAALVSGVVGWLLGMVTLRLRGAYFVLVTIGFAEVIRLVATNWMDLTQGPMGLAGVPPFNLGAERFTLTGKRDYYYLMVVLAGATLWVTARLLRSRVGRALRAVRENESLAESSGISAYRHTMLAMVASCLLAGAAGGFYAHYITFLSPELFGFQNTVTMAVMVVAGGQGTVLGPAVGALVFTFVPELLRMAAFYRMLLYGVILLLVVMFMPRGLVFYLRRLVVAGAPAPAEPGSGGAVFEAGIGAPAPGPALSVRDITVRFGGLAAVEALSLDLGRGEILALIGPNGAGKSTAFNVVTGFQPPDAGRVRFEGADITAEPPYRIAERGLVRMFQRTSLFPEAAALDNVLTACHRLARTGLLDVLLMTRSHRLEEHRLEERARALLAFVGLGHKGDEPARSLSCGEQRLLGLAIALAPAPSVLLLDEPAAGLNAVETERLMRLIEGIRARGLSVLLVEHDMKLVMGMCDRVVVLNYGVKIAEGTPAEIQRHPEVIRAYLGSGDAFARP
- a CDS encoding branched-chain amino acid ABC transporter permease, giving the protein MAELVQHVVNGLILGGGYALMGIGLTLIFGIMRVVNFAHGELFMLGAFFLYTFFSLWGVNFFAACLLAVAGVALVGAVVERLILRRLRDQPIEIPMLAMVALSVIIQNAAILIWDPSPKSIRHPFSPVPLTFGPIHVVAIRIFAGAVAVALIVGAHLFIQKTRLGRAMRATFQDTDMARLTGVDVDRIYMFTFGFGAALAGASGALLGAVFWVYPAMGDLAALKSFAVVIMGGLGNFLGAIVGGLLLGVAESLGAGYISSGYKDAIGFVLIILLLVWRPQGLFGTKGLPR
- a CDS encoding ABC transporter substrate-binding protein gives rise to the protein MKISKLITLAVLATFAGVLAAGSTGAQTKDPIKVGLIQPLSGPIAAAGSYITNGAKIAADRINAKGGVLGRPLELVIEDNKSDPAETRNAAEKLIVRDKVPVIIGAWGSSMTLAMMPLAAQHGIPMVVETSSSGKITDPKTPGQKVVSRISPTSELEAVGAGALIPKLGMKKIGYMAVNTDWGRGAVVAFGEAFKKNGATIEAVEYVGQADTDFYAQLTKFKAAGVDSIVITDDAPKTAKMLQQMKELGLNVKVLVTGGSAWPDSIVQLAGPKAAEGAMFINFYNPYDYAMAGDPEASKAYVEEWKKRNLPWIGVVEGMRGFDAVNVVAKAIEAAKEPTAPKIMAALKTLEMRGLYGLNKFDQNGQSYPNIIVSQVKDGKYSVVAITPSSQLWEMSAAK
- a CDS encoding Os1348 family NHLP clan protein, which encodes MGLHYTFPPAAGYPLNRCLYRLKSDDQFRESYLKDPDATLRDAGLDAERIAALRALDRDRLIALGAHAYLVFMAGMRLKMASAPQTFERF
- a CDS encoding ABC transporter substrate-binding protein, with the translated sequence MKRRRFIEVIAGGLLASPVAAEAQQAAKIARLGFLAQSLAAAPHNHEAFRQGLRDLGYVEGRNVVIEYRDAEGKSERLPALAAELVALKVDVIVAPGTPAALAAKQATRTLPIVFPVAVDPVQSGLVTSLARPGGNVTGLSFFGPELVGKWLEQLTQAVPGVTRVAALWEPGALGERTDKDMLKRAEVAARELGVQLQFVEARGPADVDRAFSDMTKARAGALTVLPSTMFISERRRLVDLAAKNRLPAVYPLREFVDAGGLMAYGENFADVFRRAATYVDKILKGAKPA